A genomic stretch from Helianthus annuus cultivar XRQ/B chromosome 1, HanXRQr2.0-SUNRISE, whole genome shotgun sequence includes:
- the LOC110867096 gene encoding calcium-binding protein CBP: MSGYPHNHNPSAPYGAPPSSQPYSSAPPYGAPAQPYGAPPAQPYGAPPAQPYGAPAQPYGAPAQPYGAPAQPYGAPAQPYGAPPQNKPPKEHNKPSSSPYGGPQPGGAYGSPFSALLPSTFPPGTDPNVVACFQVADQDGSGVIDDKELQRALSSYNQSFSIRTVHLLMYTFTNSNARRIGPKEFTQVFYSLQNWRANFEKFDRDRSGQIDANELREALLSLGFAVSPVVLDLLVSKFDKTGGKNKAIEYDNFIECCLTVKGLTEKFKEKDKTYSGNATFTYEEFMLTVLPFLIA; encoded by the exons ATGTCCGGATACCCTCATAATCATAATCCCTCCGCCCCTTACGGTGCTCCACCCTCCTCTCAACCTTATTCCTCCGCCCCACCTTACGGTGCACCCGCACAACCCTATGGTGCACCCCCAGCCCAACCCTACGGCGCACCTCCAGCCCAACCCTACGGCGCACCGGCCCAACCCTACGGTGCACCCGCACAACCCTACGGCGCACCAGCTCAACCCTACGGCGCACCAGCTCAGCCCTACGGTGCACCACCACAAAATAAACCACCGAAAGAGCACAACAAACCCTCATCTTCACCGTACGGTGGTCCGCAACCCGGCGGAGCGTACGGCAGTCCGTTTTCTGCGCTGCTGCCGTCGACGTTTCCTCCCGGAACAGATCCGAACGTGGTGGCGTGCTTTCAGGTGGCCGATCAAGACGGTAGTGGAGTAATTGATGATAAGGAGTTGCAGAGAGCATTATCTTCGTACAATCAGAGCTTCAGTATCCGTACTGTTCATCTTCTTATGTATACGTTCACTAACAGCAACGCTAGAAGGATCG GACCTAAAGAATTCACTCAAGTTTTCTACAGTTTACAAAACTGGAGG GCAAATTTCGAGAAATTTGACCGAGATCGTAGTGGCCAGATTGATGCCAATGAATTACGAGAGGCTCTCTTGAGTTTGGGCTTTGCAGTTTCACCTGTCGTTTTGGATTTACTGGTGTCTAAGTTTGACAAAACTGGTGGAAAGAACAAGGCCATTGAATATGATAATTTCATCGA GTGCTGTTTGACTGTTAAG GGGCTAACTGAAAAGTTCAAGGAGAAGGACAAAACATACTCTGGGAATGCGACTTTTACATATGAAGAATTCATGTTGACTGTTTTGCCCTTCCTCATCGCTTAA